In one window of Candidatus Kaelpia aquatica DNA:
- a CDS encoding UDP-N-acetylmuramoyl-L-alanyl-D-glutamate--2,6-diaminopimelate ligase encodes MQLSRVLSGIDFQSRNFQNLNLKGISIDSNKIQRDFMFLAIKGENRDGHDFIYHAIERGASVILVEEGRFSEVVFSGRVVLIEVKDPKAVLAKVSSNFYQTPENLLYMVGITGTNGKTTISFILEHIFKKAGLTTGLIGTICYRIGNREIPAFNTTPDAITIRRYIREVADLSGDAVFMETSSHGLIQGRLKGIGFDSAVFTNLDKDHLDYHKDMDGYYQAKKILFTELLKKDGFGVMNLDDPYGRRLYEDISQEKVSYGFSKDADIAVLDHKLDIKGTSLRVKIFGEVFSFNTPMIGIHNIYNILAAIGVAIRYGLDKELVVNAIESFKGVRGRLERVFGSSEVKVFIDYAHTPKALEEMLKLFKSLKKNNLWVVFGCGGDRYKDKRSQMGRIASSLADKIIVTTDNPRSENPLNIIEDIKKGLGQLGSDCCIVPDRKEAIEKAVYESQKNDIVLIAGKGHEKYQLVDNLVIPFDDKEVAKKALAMRIMERMANV; translated from the coding sequence ATGCAGTTAAGCAGAGTTTTGTCTGGAATTGATTTTCAATCCAGGAATTTTCAAAATTTAAATTTAAAAGGAATAAGCATCGATTCTAATAAAATTCAAAGGGATTTTATGTTTTTGGCTATTAAAGGTGAAAATAGAGATGGACATGATTTTATTTATCATGCTATAGAGCGCGGGGCTTCGGTTATACTTGTAGAGGAAGGCAGGTTCAGTGAGGTTGTTTTTTCCGGAAGAGTTGTACTCATTGAAGTTAAAGATCCAAAGGCTGTTCTGGCAAAAGTAAGTTCTAATTTTTACCAGACCCCCGAAAACTTACTGTATATGGTAGGCATAACAGGGACAAACGGTAAAACTACTATAAGTTTTATTTTAGAACATATTTTTAAAAAAGCAGGATTAACTACTGGATTAATAGGTACTATCTGTTACAGGATTGGCAATAGAGAGATTCCTGCTTTTAACACAACTCCCGATGCAATCACCATTAGGAGGTATATTAGAGAGGTTGCGGATCTATCGGGAGATGCGGTATTTATGGAAACATCTTCTCATGGTCTTATCCAGGGTAGGCTTAAAGGGATAGGTTTTGATAGTGCTGTATTTACAAATTTAGATAAAGATCACCTCGATTACCATAAAGATATGGATGGTTATTATCAGGCCAAGAAGATTCTCTTCACAGAGCTCTTAAAAAAAGATGGTTTCGGAGTTATGAATTTGGATGATCCTTACGGTAGGCGGTTATATGAAGATATTTCTCAAGAAAAAGTGAGTTATGGATTTTCAAAAGATGCAGACATAGCAGTTTTAGATCACAAGCTGGATATTAAAGGCACCTCTCTTAGAGTTAAAATTTTTGGAGAAGTATTCAGTTTCAATACCCCCATGATCGGTATTCACAACATATACAATATCTTAGCAGCTATTGGTGTGGCCATAAGGTATGGATTGGATAAAGAATTGGTCGTCAATGCGATAGAATCTTTTAAGGGTGTTAGAGGGAGACTGGAAAGAGTGTTTGGGTCTTCTGAAGTCAAGGTTTTCATTGATTATGCCCATACTCCAAAAGCATTAGAAGAGATGCTTAAGTTGTTCAAGAGTTTAAAGAAAAACAATCTCTGGGTTGTCTTTGGTTGCGGCGGAGATAGGTATAAGGATAAGAGGTCTCAAATGGGACGTATTGCCTCTAGTCTGGCAGATAAGATTATAGTCACAACGGATAATCCCAGAAGTGAGAACCCGCTCAATATTATAGAAGATATAAAAAAAGGATTGGGTCAATTAGGTTCCGATTGCTGTATAGTCCCTGACAGAAAAGAGGCTATAGAGAAAGCGGTATATGAGTCACAGAAAAACGACATAGTGCTTATAGCCGGCAAAGGTCATGAAAAGTATCAGTTGGTAGATAATCTGGTTATTCCTTTTGACGATAAAGAGGTAGCTAAAAAAGCTTTAGCTATGAGGATTATGGAAAGAATGGCAAATGTCTGA
- the murF gene encoding UDP-N-acetylmuramoyl-tripeptide--D-alanyl-D-alanine ligase, which yields MSELPCSEIRECLSTFLLDINKESLPAVGFSIDSRTIQPGEIFIALKGLNFDGHSFIDEAVSKGAQGVIYQDDSAISDLKKSGRSSLFKVSDSYDFIYQLARYKRSKFRFPIIAVTGSNGKTTVKELTAAFLNSKFSTYKNYLNQNNILGLSLNILNCNIDYDYAVFEIGISREGEMDMLLDVLKPDHGLITNISSTHLEFLKNEENVFNEKIKLFEFLKKGALALYSKDQNCFKNLNSRVGAGLRFKTFGFKEDNDCWLRVDKVHVDGLKLNYRGNLSLSSNLLGYKNGFNISAAILIAMEFGVGLDSIARVLSEFKPLSGRMSYEKFFNVDIIDDSYNSSPQALAAALDFISSLNYSGLKFAVLSDMSELGRVSEKKHLEIGIFAANLDIDYYFCYGSDIEFFIKGLKSGGFPEERIFLLDQQGLVEDLTAIIKSSKESSMLFFKASHDMHIDDIIKRVKERIV from the coding sequence ATGTCTGAATTGCCCTGCTCAGAGATCAGAGAATGTTTAAGCACCTTTCTATTAGATATAAATAAAGAGAGTTTGCCTGCTGTCGGTTTTTCAATTGATAGCAGAACTATTCAGCCAGGTGAAATATTTATTGCACTTAAGGGTCTGAACTTTGATGGCCATAGCTTTATAGATGAGGCTGTCTCAAAAGGGGCGCAGGGGGTAATATATCAAGATGATAGCGCGATCAGCGATCTAAAGAAGAGCGGCAGGTCATCTCTTTTTAAAGTCAGTGATTCTTATGATTTTATATATCAACTGGCAAGATATAAAAGAAGTAAGTTTAGATTTCCTATAATTGCAGTTACAGGCAGTAATGGTAAGACAACAGTCAAAGAGCTTACAGCTGCATTTTTAAATTCCAAATTTTCTACTTACAAGAATTATCTTAATCAGAACAATATTCTAGGACTCTCTTTAAATATTCTCAACTGTAATATTGATTATGATTATGCAGTTTTTGAAATAGGGATCTCAAGAGAGGGTGAGATGGACATGCTTCTGGACGTATTAAAGCCTGACCATGGTCTGATTACCAATATATCTTCAACTCATCTTGAATTTTTGAAAAATGAGGAGAATGTTTTTAACGAGAAAATAAAGCTTTTTGAATTTTTAAAAAAAGGAGCGCTTGCCCTCTATTCTAAAGATCAAAATTGTTTTAAAAATTTAAATAGTAGGGTAGGAGCTGGTCTTAGGTTTAAAACGTTTGGTTTTAAAGAAGATAACGATTGCTGGTTAAGGGTAGACAAGGTACATGTAGATGGTCTTAAGTTGAATTATAGGGGTAATCTTAGTTTAAGCTCAAATTTGCTGGGATATAAAAACGGTTTCAATATATCTGCAGCAATCTTGATTGCGATGGAGTTTGGCGTAGGTCTAGATTCTATCGCCAGAGTTTTATCTGAATTCAAACCCTTGAGCGGTAGAATGAGCTATGAAAAGTTTTTCAATGTCGATATCATAGATGATAGCTATAATTCTAGCCCTCAGGCTTTAGCTGCAGCTTTAGATTTTATTTCAAGCTTAAATTATAGTGGATTGAAGTTTGCAGTATTATCTGATATGTCAGAGTTAGGCAGAGTCTCAGAGAAAAAACATTTAGAGATTGGAATTTTTGCGGCTAATTTAGATATTGATTATTATTTCTGTTACGGTTCTGATATAGAATTTTTTATTAAAGGACTTAAGAGCGGAGGCTTTCCCGAGGAGCGGATTTTTCTTTTGGACCAGCAGGGTTTAGTAGAAGACCTCACAGCAATTATCAAGAGTTCTAAAGAGAGTTCTATGTTGTTTTTTAAAGCTTCTCATGACATGCATATTGATGATATTATTAAAAGAGTCAAAGAGAGAATTGTTTAA
- the mraY gene encoding phospho-N-acetylmuramoyl-pentapeptide-transferase, with product MFYRIIYPLKDIFFGFNLFQYITFRSIIASGCSFFIFVLFYPKFVQYLIKRGLVESVKREKCEKLYKYHAHKEGVPTSGGILIIFSTVIATLVFGDVLNHYVQIALLAFLSLGALGYWDDISKIKNQKRGISRKSKILIQSLVGAIVGGYLYLRSDYSTVLEIPFLKDFVFNIGILYIFFVILVIVATSNAVNLTDGLDGLAVGSVIIAAIAFAIMAYLAGHFKLSHYLLISYVEGSGELAVFLSALVGACFGFLWYNAYPADIFMGDSGSMALGGAIATVAVVIKKELLLLIIGGLFVIETISVLIQVLSFKTRGKRVFYFAPIHHHFQIKGWAEPKIIVRFWIISILFALLSLLTLKLR from the coding sequence ATGTTCTATAGAATAATTTATCCTTTAAAAGATATTTTTTTTGGTTTTAATCTTTTTCAGTATATTACTTTTCGTTCAATAATTGCATCTGGATGTTCTTTTTTTATTTTCGTTCTCTTCTATCCAAAGTTTGTGCAGTATCTGATTAAAAGAGGTTTGGTTGAAAGTGTAAAAAGAGAGAAATGTGAAAAGCTCTATAAGTACCATGCTCACAAGGAAGGTGTTCCTACTTCAGGCGGTATCCTGATAATATTCTCAACCGTTATTGCCACTCTGGTTTTTGGAGACGTCTTAAATCATTATGTACAGATTGCCTTGCTGGCTTTTCTCTCCTTGGGAGCCTTGGGTTACTGGGATGATATATCTAAAATTAAGAATCAGAAGAGAGGAATATCGAGAAAATCTAAGATATTAATTCAATCCTTGGTAGGTGCTATTGTTGGAGGTTATCTTTATCTAAGATCGGATTATAGTACGGTATTAGAGATTCCTTTTTTAAAAGATTTTGTTTTTAATATCGGTATTCTATATATCTTTTTTGTGATACTTGTTATCGTAGCCACCTCTAATGCTGTAAATCTTACCGATGGTCTAGATGGTTTAGCTGTCGGATCTGTCATAATAGCAGCAATTGCTTTTGCGATAATGGCATATCTTGCTGGCCATTTTAAGTTGAGTCACTATCTTTTAATATCTTATGTAGAGGGATCTGGAGAACTTGCTGTATTTCTATCTGCATTGGTAGGAGCTTGCTTTGGTTTTCTTTGGTACAATGCCTATCCGGCTGATATTTTTATGGGTGATAGCGGCTCTATGGCTTTAGGAGGTGCTATAGCTACTGTTGCAGTAGTTATTAAAAAAGAGCTCCTTTTGCTGATAATAGGAGGTCTTTTTGTAATTGAGACTATCTCTGTTTTAATTCAAGTCTTAAGTTTTAAAACGCGGGGCAAGAGGGTCTTTTATTTTGCTCCAATACATCATCATTTTCAGATTAAAGGGTGGGCGGAGCCTAAAATAATAGTTCGTTTCTGGATTATATCTATTCTTTTTGCTCTTTTGAGCTTGCTCACTTTGAAGTTGAGATGA
- the murD gene encoding UDP-N-acetylmuramoyl-L-alanine--D-glutamate ligase translates to MDNIFCVVGLGESGYAAAQLLKRKGFRVKVTESSDNRELKKKASYLLESDVDVELGAHNEDFYRDAALYILSPSIDSSNPVLKYAKSHNIPAISEIELAWMYSPAKVIAITGTNGKTSVSTYTHRILNKMGFSAVLAGNIGIPFSSLVLDLDKDDLVVLELSSFQLEYTVNFHPYIAVLLNISQDHLDRHKSMDNYLGAKFKIFSNQSPDDIAIVDLAQKMIRERGNSILAKLVDISAFKSSKMSQNQKVVYLIMKALGLEGRQLLSEIKKLKNLSHRRENLGCVVGVRFINDSKATNPHATKWALSNIDSDVVLIAGGRDKGTNFRIVKDEVSSRVKALVLIGEAKEKIASAIGGFVEVVKFADDLEDAINISLREASSGDTVLLSPMCSSFDMFKSYEERGNLFKRIVRDLQRCKN, encoded by the coding sequence ATGGATAATATTTTCTGCGTAGTAGGCCTGGGTGAGAGCGGATATGCTGCTGCTCAGCTATTGAAGAGAAAAGGTTTCCGTGTTAAGGTAACTGAATCTTCAGACAACAGAGAGCTGAAAAAAAAGGCTTCCTATCTCTTGGAATCTGATGTTGATGTAGAGCTGGGGGCGCATAATGAGGATTTTTATAGAGATGCTGCGCTATATATACTCTCACCTTCTATCGACAGCAGTAATCCGGTTTTAAAATATGCCAAGAGTCATAATATTCCTGCGATATCAGAGATAGAGCTTGCCTGGATGTACTCTCCGGCTAAAGTTATTGCAATAACCGGGACAAATGGCAAAACATCAGTCTCGACCTATACTCATAGAATTTTAAATAAAATGGGCTTTTCAGCTGTTCTTGCAGGCAATATAGGTATTCCATTTTCTTCCTTAGTATTAGATCTGGATAAAGATGATTTAGTTGTTTTGGAGCTTAGCTCTTTTCAGCTTGAATATACAGTCAATTTTCATCCTTACATAGCTGTTCTTTTAAATATTTCTCAGGATCATTTAGATAGACACAAGAGTATGGATAATTATTTAGGAGCAAAGTTTAAGATTTTTTCTAATCAGAGTCCAGATGATATTGCAATAGTTGATCTAGCTCAGAAAATGATTAGAGAGAGGGGTAATTCGATTTTGGCAAAACTTGTAGATATTTCAGCTTTTAAATCCTCCAAGATGAGTCAGAACCAAAAAGTAGTCTACCTTATAATGAAAGCTCTTGGGTTAGAAGGCAGGCAGCTGCTCTCTGAGATTAAGAAACTGAAGAATCTGAGTCATAGGAGAGAGAACCTTGGTTGTGTAGTTGGAGTAAGATTTATAAACGATTCTAAGGCTACAAATCCTCATGCTACCAAATGGGCTTTGAGTAATATTGATTCCGATGTGGTTCTTATTGCAGGCGGAAGAGATAAAGGTACTAATTTTAGAATAGTTAAAGATGAAGTTTCAAGCAGAGTTAAAGCTTTAGTATTAATAGGCGAGGCAAAAGAGAAGATAGCCAGCGCAATAGGCGGCTTTGTCGAAGTTGTAAAGTTTGCTGACGATTTAGAAGATGCTATTAATATATCACTAAGGGAGGCATCTTCTGGCGATACAGTCTTGCTCTCTCCTATGTGTTCTAGTTTTGACATGTTTAAGAGTTATGAGGAGAGAGGTAATTTGTTTAAAAGAATAGTAAGAGATTTACAGAGATGCAAAAATTAA
- the ftsW gene encoding putative lipid II flippase FtsW, which yields MQKLKWRVILLSFILISVGAVFLYSSSGIYSEMVFEDSFYYLKRQLLFMLLGLITSIIVYKVDLNKVAGHSRGLLFFGLAMLVSVLLFGIRAGGAQRWFRLGSFGIQPIEFVRIIYIIYLAAFLERKRYLYKNFSRVCLPVYSITAILMLLLILQPDFGNAIFIALISISMLYFTGIPFKFFFCTLLGAIPFISIAFWRLPYLKLRVLGFLAPWRHPESIGFQLIQSFIAIGSGRLFGHGLGLSRQKLFYLPQAHNDFIFSIVAEELGFLGALSLLLVYVFLIWNFISILSRIGGLFKRLLLTGLIISFSYQVAINIGVCLGLLPTKGCPLPFISYGGSSMIANMVLVGLILNIAKSGSSFSE from the coding sequence ATGCAAAAATTAAAATGGAGAGTCATTCTTTTAAGTTTTATTTTAATATCTGTCGGGGCCGTATTTCTTTATAGTTCTTCAGGCATATATTCTGAGATGGTCTTTGAAGATAGTTTCTATTACTTAAAACGTCAATTGCTGTTCATGCTTCTAGGCTTAATAACTTCCATAATCGTCTATAAAGTAGACCTCAATAAAGTTGCAGGTCATAGCAGAGGGCTTCTCTTTTTTGGGTTAGCAATGCTTGTATCTGTTCTTCTGTTCGGCATACGTGCTGGCGGTGCTCAAAGATGGTTTAGGTTAGGTAGTTTTGGTATTCAGCCTATAGAGTTTGTGAGGATAATATATATAATCTATCTGGCAGCATTTTTAGAAAGAAAGAGATACCTTTATAAGAATTTTAGCAGAGTATGTTTGCCGGTTTACTCTATTACCGCTATTTTAATGTTGCTTCTGATACTACAGCCTGATTTCGGGAATGCTATCTTTATAGCTTTAATCAGCATCTCTATGCTCTACTTTACTGGAATTCCTTTTAAGTTTTTTTTCTGCACCCTTTTAGGGGCCATACCCTTTATTTCTATAGCATTTTGGAGGCTGCCTTATTTAAAATTAAGAGTATTGGGGTTTCTTGCTCCCTGGCGTCATCCTGAGAGCATAGGTTTTCAGTTAATACAATCTTTTATAGCTATAGGCTCAGGCAGATTATTTGGTCATGGACTAGGCTTATCGCGCCAGAAGCTCTTCTATCTTCCTCAAGCACATAATGATTTTATATTTTCAATCGTTGCAGAAGAGCTTGGTTTTTTAGGAGCATTGTCCCTGCTTTTAGTTTATGTTTTTTTGATTTGGAATTTTATTTCTATTTTGAGTAGAATAGGAGGGTTATTTAAAAGATTACTGCTTACAGGATTGATTATTTCTTTTAGTTATCAAGTAGCTATTAACATTGGAGTCTGCTTAGGGTTGTTGCCGACCAAAGGCTGCCCTCTTCCTTTCATAAGCTATGGCGGCTCCTCTATGATAGCGAATATGGTTCTAGTCGGGTTGATTTTAAATATAGCTAAGAGCGGATCTAGTTTTAGTGAATAA
- a CDS encoding UDP-N-acetylglucosamine--N-acetylmuramyl-(pentapeptide) pyrophosphoryl-undecaprenol N-acetylglucosamine transferase produces the protein MNRESVFLFTGGSGGHVYPALVLKEDLESQGYRTILFVSNFSNFKAEPGIRSFKVSKSKPLALIQSLYMFNHLLMLFILRKTRIAVGFGGYYSLAGIVAAKVLRRKTFIYEPNMALGRANKILAYFIDRILVLWPEISLKPELEPKIRRIMPLIKKRSSVVVKDKRGLFSVLFAGGSSGSMFLNNLFTEIIQSDFFKGQDLKLVLIAGDKFYHKVKERVDSLHISSNINVEVYGFRNDVEIFIDEFDFLISRAGAQVIVESIFSEIPTLYIPYPYAGEHQLQNARNILSKRCCFIIRQELADVKAVVRFIKYLARNRESLNRTKDRLRQLKDDFKKADRSIDIILK, from the coding sequence ATGAATAGAGAGAGTGTTTTTTTATTTACAGGAGGCAGCGGTGGACATGTCTATCCGGCTCTAGTCTTAAAAGAAGATTTAGAGTCTCAGGGTTATAGGACGATTTTATTTGTAAGTAACTTTTCTAATTTTAAAGCGGAGCCAGGGATTAGAAGTTTTAAGGTGTCTAAGTCAAAACCATTGGCTTTGATTCAGTCTCTCTATATGTTTAACCATCTCTTGATGCTCTTTATTTTAAGGAAGACCAGGATTGCTGTAGGATTTGGCGGGTATTATTCATTAGCTGGAATAGTAGCTGCAAAGGTTCTTAGGAGGAAGACTTTTATATATGAGCCCAACATGGCACTGGGGCGGGCTAATAAAATACTAGCTTATTTTATAGACAGGATTTTAGTCTTATGGCCGGAGATATCCTTAAAACCCGAGCTAGAGCCTAAGATTAGAAGAATAATGCCTTTGATAAAAAAAAGGAGCAGTGTAGTTGTAAAAGATAAGCGAGGTCTATTCTCTGTTCTGTTTGCAGGCGGTAGCTCTGGCTCAATGTTTTTAAACAATCTTTTTACAGAGATTATTCAAAGCGATTTCTTTAAAGGCCAAGACTTAAAGCTTGTTCTTATAGCAGGAGATAAGTTTTATCATAAAGTCAAAGAGAGGGTTGATAGTTTACATATTAGCAGCAATATTAATGTGGAAGTTTATGGTTTTCGCAACGATGTAGAAATTTTTATTGATGAATTTGATTTTCTTATTTCCCGTGCCGGAGCTCAGGTGATAGTTGAATCAATTTTCTCTGAGATTCCAACGCTCTATATTCCTTATCCTTATGCTGGTGAACATCAGCTTCAGAATGCGAGGAATATACTGAGTAAAAGATGTTGTTTTATTATCAGGCAGGAGTTGGCAGATGTGAAAGCTGTTGTTAGGTTTATAAAATATCTGGCAAGAAATAGGGAGAGTTTAAATCGGACAAAAGATAGATTACGGCAGCTTAAGGATGATTTCAAAAAAGCGGATAGGTCTATTGATATTATTTTAAAATGA
- the murC gene encoding UDP-N-acetylmuramate--L-alanine ligase: MNRDISYYLIGICGIGMSSLAQLIQSRGFKVRGSDANPDIQIKRKLNSLGIEVYPLHKAGRIREGDIVVYSTAVGKSNPEYIEAKEKKCVLLHRTSALVEMLKGRKSIAVTGTHGKTTMTYLLASVLRNYGFDSGMILGGISKEINNNFIFSDSSYILELDESDRSFKVLDPDLKVFTSLDNDHLEFYNNDFSELKEEFRRYMQKEGTNIISADDDYLVDLAKLSSVKYFSFGFRSNADYRGELVDKGDFFSKIKLYKNGSFITEYTVPLIGYKNASSSLAVFALADILKLDLLKIAESFSGLCGIERRYDLKFCSRAVTLMEDYAHHPKEIEEAIRTAREYLKPLRVLVVFQPHRYTRTKMLWDDYKTCFKGGDKVYISDIYSAFEDVVPSINSKMLVENIGSSNVKYAKMDELIDLLLNEVREGDIILILGAGDINKISERLGEGLLNVR, translated from the coding sequence ATGAATAGGGATATTTCTTATTATCTAATTGGTATCTGCGGTATAGGCATGAGCTCACTGGCCCAGCTTATCCAAAGCAGAGGTTTTAAGGTCCGAGGTTCCGATGCAAATCCTGATATTCAAATAAAAAGAAAGCTGAACTCCTTAGGTATTGAAGTATATCCTCTTCATAAAGCCGGGAGGATTAGAGAAGGAGACATAGTTGTCTATTCAACAGCTGTAGGGAAGAGCAATCCTGAGTATATCGAAGCCAAAGAGAAGAAGTGTGTTCTGCTGCACAGGACATCTGCTTTGGTTGAGATGTTAAAGGGCAGGAAATCTATTGCTGTTACAGGGACCCATGGTAAGACGACAATGACGTATCTTCTTGCTTCTGTTTTAAGAAACTATGGTTTTGATTCGGGAATGATTTTAGGAGGTATATCAAAAGAGATAAATAATAATTTTATTTTCTCCGATTCAAGTTATATTTTGGAATTAGATGAGAGTGATAGGAGTTTTAAGGTTCTAGATCCTGACTTAAAAGTATTTACCAGCTTGGATAATGACCATCTTGAGTTTTACAATAATGATTTCTCTGAGTTAAAAGAAGAGTTTAGGCGCTATATGCAAAAAGAAGGAACTAATATTATATCCGCAGACGATGATTATTTAGTAGATCTGGCAAAGTTAAGCTCTGTGAAGTATTTTAGTTTTGGATTTAGATCCAACGCTGATTATAGAGGTGAATTAGTAGATAAAGGAGATTTTTTCTCAAAGATAAAACTTTATAAAAACGGTAGCTTTATAACCGAATATACCGTTCCTCTTATAGGCTATAAGAATGCATCTAGTAGTTTAGCGGTATTTGCTCTTGCCGATATTTTAAAATTAGATCTTCTAAAGATTGCAGAATCTTTTTCAGGTCTCTGCGGTATTGAGAGAAGGTATGATCTAAAGTTTTGTTCTAGAGCTGTAACTCTTATGGAAGATTATGCCCACCACCCTAAGGAGATAGAGGAAGCGATAAGGACAGCTAGGGAATATTTAAAACCACTGAGGGTTTTGGTTGTTTTTCAGCCTCATAGGTATACGAGAACAAAGATGCTCTGGGATGATTATAAGACCTGCTTTAAAGGCGGGGATAAGGTCTACATCAGTGATATCTATTCAGCCTTTGAAGATGTTGTTCCCAGTATAAATTCTAAGATGCTGGTTGAGAATATAGGGTCTTCCAATGTTAAGTATGCTAAGATGGATGAGCTTATAGACCTATTGCTGAATGAAGTTAGGGAGGGTGATATTATTCTTATCTTAGGTGCTGGGGATATAAATAAGATTTCGGAGAGATTAGGTGAAGGATTGTTGAATGTTAGATAG
- the murB gene encoding UDP-N-acetylmuramate dehydrogenase — protein MLDSTIFDGYGYSLSPAFLLEISTLEELKDAILDLNSKYLRYRVFGRLKNVVFASQRSDIGVLKLSGAIFKKIKREGDILNIGAGVDISELMRFSIDNSIGGLEYMVGIPATIAGAAVGNSGAFGREIFENIVQVECLNTKGELLILNREEIDFKYRSSNLESFILTKVFLKITLGAKAEIKENMRVYIKKRFNTQDARGLSCGCFFKNHPEHKAAILIDSLGLKGYRRGGAVVSDKHANFLISLDNSSSEDILSLKDVLQRRVWKDKRVWLMPEVELIW, from the coding sequence ATGTTAGATAGCACTATTTTTGATGGCTACGGGTATTCACTAAGCCCTGCTTTTTTGCTTGAAATTTCAACACTAGAAGAGCTGAAGGATGCTATTTTAGATTTAAATAGTAAATATTTAAGATATAGAGTTTTTGGGAGATTAAAAAATGTAGTCTTTGCTAGTCAGCGGAGTGATATAGGTGTTCTAAAGTTAAGCGGAGCTATCTTTAAAAAGATTAAAAGAGAGGGAGATATTTTGAATATTGGAGCAGGGGTAGATATTTCTGAGTTAATGAGATTCTCTATAGATAATTCAATCGGAGGGTTAGAGTATATGGTTGGCATCCCTGCTACTATAGCCGGAGCAGCCGTTGGAAATTCGGGAGCTTTTGGAAGAGAGATTTTTGAGAACATAGTTCAGGTTGAATGCTTAAATACCAAAGGAGAATTATTGATTTTAAATCGCGAAGAGATAGATTTTAAATATCGAAGTTCTAATTTGGAAAGTTTTATTCTGACCAAAGTGTTTTTGAAGATTACTCTGGGGGCTAAGGCAGAGATAAAAGAAAACATGAGAGTTTATATAAAGAAGCGGTTTAATACCCAAGATGCAAGAGGTCTTTCCTGCGGTTGTTTTTTTAAAAATCACCCAGAACATAAGGCAGCTATTCTAATAGACTCTCTGGGTCTTAAAGGCTACAGGAGGGGCGGAGCAGTTGTATCTGACAAGCATGCCAATTTTTTAATCAGCCTAGATAATAGCTCTTCTGAAGATATTCTGTCATTGAAAGATGTCTTGCAGAGAAGAGTTTGGAAAGATAAGAGAGTTTGGTTAATGCCTGAAGTTGAACTGATATGGTAG
- a CDS encoding D-alanine--D-alanine ligase, protein MVVDLKKYRIGVLRGGPSSEREISLLSGESILEILEERGFEVIDIIVPERKDRQYLKSWILRVLKEEKVDVCFIALHGWFGEDGNIQKILDESSYLYTGSGEHACKISMDKIASKDVFESNLIPTPRYFIVDSKSRVDWSLLKFPVILKPSSQGSSIGVYKIKNSTEAESLIPEVLNYDGRVLVEDFIEGIELTVGIAEDKPLAVIKISPSGDIYNYEVKYTDGLSSYSIPADIDEGLTERVQSLALKAHRAMGCSMFSRVDMLYSIVEDEAYVLEVNTIPGFTKVSLLPKAAKASGIEFDELVLKMLESAFKEERCSRK, encoded by the coding sequence ATGGTAGTAGATTTAAAAAAATACAGGATTGGAGTTTTAAGAGGAGGGCCTTCTTCGGAGCGGGAGATATCCTTGCTTTCAGGGGAGTCAATTTTAGAGATTTTAGAAGAGAGAGGTTTTGAAGTTATAGATATTATAGTTCCAGAGAGAAAAGATAGGCAGTATTTAAAAAGTTGGATTCTAAGAGTCTTAAAAGAAGAAAAGGTAGACGTCTGCTTTATAGCGCTGCATGGATGGTTTGGTGAAGATGGAAATATTCAGAAAATATTGGATGAATCCAGCTATCTCTACACAGGATCTGGTGAGCATGCCTGTAAAATATCTATGGATAAGATAGCTTCGAAAGATGTTTTTGAAAGTAATCTTATACCAACACCGCGCTATTTTATAGTAGACTCTAAGAGCAGAGTGGATTGGTCCCTACTTAAATTCCCGGTTATCTTAAAGCCTTCTTCTCAGGGTTCAAGTATAGGGGTTTATAAAATCAAAAATAGTACGGAAGCAGAATCTCTTATACCTGAGGTTCTCAATTATGATGGAAGAGTTTTGGTTGAGGATTTTATAGAAGGAATAGAGTTAACCGTTGGGATAGCAGAAGATAAACCTCTTGCTGTGATTAAAATATCTCCCTCTGGCGATATCTATAATTATGAAGTTAAATATACCGATGGTTTAAGCAGCTACTCAATTCCGGCTGATATAGATGAAGGATTAACTGAGAGAGTTCAGAGTTTAGCCCTTAAGGCTCATCGGGCGATGGGATGTAGTATGTTTTCTAGAGTAGATATGCTATATTCAATAGTTGAGGATGAGGCCTATGTTTTGGAGGTCAATACCATTCCCGGATTTACGAAAGTCAGTCTTTTGCCTAAAGCTGCCAAGGCTTCTGGAATTGAATTTGACGAGCTAGTATTAAAAATGTTAGAATCTGCCTTCAAGGAAGAGAGATGTTCAAGAAAATAG